A genomic region of Arachis hypogaea cultivar Tifrunner chromosome 5, arahy.Tifrunner.gnm2.J5K5, whole genome shotgun sequence contains the following coding sequences:
- the LOC140173219 gene encoding uncharacterized protein, with the protein MARDCTRGKNPNASQSQHQGRVFAVNTKDASKVDPLMRGICLIGDKTLISLYDTGASHSFISFAKVKELGLKVSKLVFDLHVHTPHMMVMNRAGCRQVGFKLVGRDFVHDLICLPMVRLEIILEFDWLSKNWVLLHFFEQSIWFMLEGENRAVIAEGYYLNFVTVHYSGEEYQGYLLLTSNALGDAQNLDQIPVVRDFPEVFPEDIPKLSPQREIEFAIELVLGTRPVSIASYRMALIELAELKTQLEELLNKRFIRPSVPPWGAPILLVKKDRGI; encoded by the coding sequence ATGGCAAGGGATTGCACCCGTGGGAAGAACCCAAATGCGAGCCAAAGTCAGCACCAGGGGCGAGTATTTGCTGTAAACACCAAGGATGCTTCCAAGGTGGATCCGTTGATGAGAGGTATATGTTTAATTGGTGATAAAACATTAATTTCATTGTATGATACTGGAGCTTCgcattcatttatttcatttgcTAAAGTTAAAGAACTAGGCTTGAAAGTGTCAAAGTTAGTGTTTGATTTGCATGTACATACTCCGCATATGATGGTTATGAATAGGGCAGGGTGTAGgcaagtaggtttcaagcttgTGGGTAGAGACTTCGTGCATGACTTGATTTGTTTACCAATGGTTAGGTTGGAGATAATTTTGGAGTTTGATTGGTTGTCGAAGAATTGGGTTTTGTTGCATTTCTTTGAGCAGTCGATTTGGTTTATGCTGGAAGGAGAAAATAGGGCAGTGATAGCTGAGGGCTACTACCTGAACTTTGTAACGGTGCACTATAGTGGGGAAGAGTATCAGGGTTATCTCTTGTTGACTTCTAATGCGTTGGGTGATGCCCAGAACTTAGATCAGATTCCGGTGGTAAGAGACTTTCCTGAGGTATTCCCGGAAGATATCCCAAAGCTTTCACCTCAAAGGGAGATTGAATTTGCAATTGAATTGGTGCTAGGAACTAGACCAGTATCGATTGCGTCGTATAGAATGGCTCTGATAGAGCTGGCCGAATTAAAaactcagttggaagagcttttgaataagaggttcattcgaccgagtgtaCCACCGTGGGGAGCGCCCATTTTATTGGTGAAGAAGGATAGAGGAATATGA